A DNA window from Acetilactobacillus jinshanensis contains the following coding sequences:
- a CDS encoding biotin--[acetyl-CoA-carboxylase] ligase, translating into MADQLDSSQIKKFITTSPKPVVDTFAQIDSTQTYSLKHQFITPHVVIADHQTQGRGQRGHRFYSPKSSGIYMTITLPAKQRFIMKPGVLTAGLGVAVIKAIQPYVQKRINLKWMNDIYLDQRKCGGLLVETHSTSDNSIRSFVIGIGLNLYTHSFPKSIQQRAGYLFSHQPLVSRNQLIARIYDYLVKMARASDQDILNDYEKRLIWIHQSVTYQINGRQQIGRVLGIDDMARLLVEDQQQQIHHLNYRDASQVRLLQTR; encoded by the coding sequence ATGGCTGATCAACTAGATTCATCACAGATTAAAAAATTCATTACTACGAGCCCGAAACCGGTTGTTGATACGTTTGCGCAGATTGATTCAACCCAGACGTATTCGTTAAAGCATCAGTTCATCACACCACACGTGGTAATTGCTGATCACCAAACCCAGGGTCGAGGTCAGCGTGGCCACCGTTTCTATTCACCGAAGTCGAGCGGGATCTACATGACGATCACGTTACCGGCTAAACAACGCTTCATTATGAAGCCCGGTGTTTTGACAGCTGGTTTAGGCGTTGCCGTAATTAAGGCCATTCAGCCTTACGTCCAGAAGCGAATTAATCTAAAGTGGATGAATGATATCTACTTAGATCAGCGGAAATGTGGTGGGTTGTTAGTTGAAACCCACAGTACCAGTGATAATTCGATTCGTAGCTTTGTGATCGGGATCGGACTAAATTTATATACCCATTCGTTTCCAAAATCGATTCAGCAACGAGCGGGTTATCTATTCAGTCATCAACCGTTGGTATCCCGTAACCAGTTAATCGCTAGGATTTATGATTACCTGGTTAAGATGGCACGTGCGTCAGATCAGGACATTTTAAATGATTATGAAAAACGTTTAATTTGGATTCATCAAAGTGTTACTTATCAAATCAACGGTCGTCAGCAAATCGGTCGAGTTCTTGGCATTGATGACATGGCCCGACTATTAGTAGAAGATCAGCAACAGCAGATTCATCACTTAAACTATCGAGACGCTTCGCAGGTGCGTCTACTACAAACTAGATAG
- a CDS encoding 4'-phosphopantetheinyl transferase family protein, translated as MAKLFHVPLSKIISGDMFIHGRFGKPYLKDHSLSFNITNSKEQVILAADKTPIAVDTEKIRPIDYHRIHRAFTGDEINYLAKVPKDQRSRATLKLWTIIEGVLKQVGTGLNGGVRTVHTLVPDLKTATRKGKQYRLIPYNVTPEYVGTIIKDL; from the coding sequence TTGGCGAAGTTATTTCACGTTCCATTATCGAAAATCATTAGTGGTGACATGTTTATTCACGGTCGATTTGGTAAACCGTACTTAAAAGATCATTCGTTATCCTTTAACATTACGAATTCAAAGGAGCAGGTGATCTTAGCTGCTGATAAAACACCGATTGCGGTTGACACCGAAAAGATTCGCCCAATTGATTACCATCGAATTCATCGCGCCTTTACGGGTGATGAAATTAATTACCTGGCTAAAGTACCCAAGGATCAGCGTTCTCGAGCCACACTAAAGTTGTGGACGATTATCGAAGGCGTTCTAAAACAGGTAGGTACCGGCTTGAACGGTGGTGTCAGAACGGTTCATACTTTGGTACCGGATCTTAAGACTGCAACCCGGAAAGGTAAGCAGTATCGCTTAATTCCGTATAACGTAACTCCTGAATACGTCGGCACCATCATAAAGGATCTTTAA
- the accA gene encoding acetyl-CoA carboxylase carboxyltransferase subunit alpha, translating to MKKAPEAYDRVLAARSKNKVSIKTLIKGITEDFIELHGDRAYQDDPAVIGGIGLINHKPVTIVGIQKGYDMKSNMKRHFGSAEPSGYRKALRLMKQAAKFNRPIITLINTPGAYPGVDAEYHGQGYNIAQSIIQGLNLPVPYISVVVGEGGSGGALALAVGDTVWAFENSVYSILSPEGFATILWKDSSKAREAASVMGLTPKTLLKKHIIDKIVPEVHDAKTMRHFKTMLINEIKTLSKKPKSQLLKERHARFRNFN from the coding sequence ATGAAGAAAGCACCAGAAGCATACGATCGAGTTCTTGCAGCTCGTAGTAAAAATAAAGTTAGTATTAAGACCTTGATCAAAGGCATTACCGAAGATTTTATTGAACTTCACGGTGACCGAGCTTACCAGGATGATCCTGCCGTTATCGGTGGTATCGGTCTGATTAATCATAAACCCGTTACGATCGTTGGGATCCAAAAGGGTTATGATATGAAGTCGAACATGAAGCGTCACTTTGGTTCTGCCGAACCATCTGGTTATCGTAAAGCATTACGTTTGATGAAACAGGCCGCTAAATTTAACCGGCCGATCATTACTTTAATCAACACCCCAGGTGCTTATCCGGGTGTTGATGCTGAATACCATGGCCAGGGTTATAATATCGCTCAGTCCATTATTCAAGGCTTGAACTTACCGGTTCCATACATCAGCGTTGTCGTTGGTGAAGGTGGTTCCGGTGGTGCACTTGCATTGGCCGTTGGTGATACCGTTTGGGCCTTTGAAAACAGTGTCTATTCAATTCTTTCACCGGAAGGCTTTGCCACGATTTTGTGGAAGGACTCCAGTAAAGCTCGTGAAGCCGCGTCCGTAATGGGCTTGACACCAAAGACATTGTTAAAGAAGCACATCATCGATAAAATCGTTCCTGAAGTTCATGATGCCAAAACGATGCGTCACTTCAAGACGATGCTGATCAATGAGATCAAGACCTTGAGTAAGAAGCCGAAGTCACAATTATTGAAAGAGCGTCACGCTCGTTTCCGTAATTTTAATTAA
- the fabZ gene encoding 3-hydroxyacyl-ACP dehydratase FabZ, which produces MSVLNTTDIMKLIPNRYPILFIDKVDKLVPGKFIEATKNVTINENYFQGHFPGNPVMPGVLIIEAMAQVASILILKSPKYKGMTAYMGSIKNAKFRKVVRPGDVLRFDVKMGRQHWNMGLVECKAYVGDKRACEAELSFIVPAAKK; this is translated from the coding sequence ATGAGCGTTTTAAACACAACTGATATTATGAAATTAATCCCGAACCGTTACCCAATCTTATTTATCGATAAAGTCGATAAGTTAGTACCGGGCAAGTTCATTGAAGCCACCAAGAACGTTACCATTAACGAAAACTACTTCCAGGGTCATTTTCCTGGTAACCCGGTAATGCCTGGTGTCTTAATTATTGAAGCCATGGCTCAGGTTGCTTCAATCTTAATCTTAAAGTCACCTAAGTATAAGGGCATGACTGCTTACATGGGCAGCATTAAGAACGCTAAGTTCCGTAAAGTTGTTCGTCCCGGCGACGTTTTACGTTTTGACGTCAAGATGGGCCGTCAGCACTGGAACATGGGCTTAGTTGAATGTAAAGCCTATGTTGGTGACAAACGTGCTTGTGAAGCCGAACTCTCGTTTATCGTTCCGGCTGCTAAAAAATAG
- the fabI gene encoding enoyl-ACP reductase FabI, with translation MSGILDGKQIVVMGASNRRSIAWGCAKVMAEQGAKIIYTYRNARSKKHLSRLVGDDKPMVPCDVSDDENIKNAFAEIGKKYGKIDGVVHAIAYADPETLQSKLMDVKKPGYNLAQDISTYSFISVVHYASKIMNPKGSFITMTYMGATRAIPNYNMMGVAKAALEASVRYLARDLGPKEMRVNAISAGAVKTLSVTGIKHHRDLLNESEARTVDKKSVTIDEIGGAAAFLMSDLSTGVTGNVIFVDKGVHLLT, from the coding sequence GTGTCAGGAATTTTAGATGGTAAACAAATCGTCGTGATGGGAGCATCTAACCGCCGCAGTATTGCGTGGGGATGTGCCAAGGTCATGGCTGAACAGGGCGCTAAGATTATTTATACTTACCGTAACGCCCGCTCCAAGAAACATTTATCACGCTTAGTTGGTGATGATAAGCCAATGGTTCCGTGTGATGTATCCGATGACGAAAACATTAAGAATGCTTTTGCTGAAATTGGTAAGAAGTACGGTAAGATCGACGGGGTCGTTCATGCGATCGCCTATGCCGATCCTGAAACGTTACAGTCCAAGTTAATGGACGTTAAGAAACCCGGTTATAATTTAGCCCAGGATATCAGTACCTACTCGTTCATTTCCGTTGTTCATTACGCTAGTAAGATTATGAATCCCAAGGGTAGCTTCATTACCATGACTTACATGGGTGCCACCCGAGCAATTCCAAATTACAACATGATGGGAGTTGCCAAAGCCGCTTTGGAAGCTAGTGTTCGTTACCTAGCTCGTGATTTAGGTCCAAAGGAAATGCGTGTCAACGCCATTTCTGCCGGTGCCGTTAAGACGTTATCAGTTACTGGAATTAAGCATCATCGAGATCTCTTGAATGAATCAGAAGCTCGAACCGTTGATAAGAAGAGTGTCACCATTGACGAAATTGGTGGAGCTGCCGCTTTCTTAATGAGCGACTTATCAACCGGTGTTACTGGTAACGTGATCTTCGTTGATAAAGGAGTTCATCTTCTAACTTAA